The Glycine soja cultivar W05 chromosome 9, ASM419377v2, whole genome shotgun sequence sequence tgcattatgtgaacagtagcatcaaagcagaaaacgtaaaaccctaaaacaaaagctctgaataatgaatagcataacagaatagccttgcacgaatcccaaggcttctatttaaaaagagtcactcaaagtcactaggccctattacaatactctggcccaaaacgaagtaaacactgaacaacataaaataaaattgcgaaatttcctaattagaaattaactaaggtaagcgctgttttatttgccctcttcaagtccataaccaaaatccggattaagcccaatgtttcattaattcctgaaattagattaaaaacatcaaattagctaaatgagcccaaataataaaattgcctgattaattgacaattaagaccaatcagtaattaaaatggtgcaaaaagggtttagaaaatagaagaaaatgatggcacatcaccccAGAGGTTCATTACTAAACCGGtagtaaattaatcataattaatttactaatcaaTATATGCGTCTAACAACACTCCTTAACGTCTAGATCTAGATAACATGAAGTAACATCTTTTACCTTACCTTAAGAACCAATAGAAAAGAATAATGTGATATTTTCTTCCATCATTTATAGCTGAAGATTAACTCTAGAGTATAGTGTTATTGTCAAACTCTAATAAGCTAACACatttaatcaatgaatgactttaagaaattattttcttctttcattcaattgTCTTGGTCAaagtcttaattttatcatggaGGTCAAACTCGTTACCTAGAGTTGATGAATTTCttcttaattaatcattaattctataaatatttaatcatattCAATATTCATTCAAATAGTGTCCTAAGACATTAGGTGtccgaaattaaaatataacaaataacaaataacttgttaattactatgataatCTTAGGTCAAAGGAAactattatatttcttcttgaGAAATTCCTATTGACATATCAaggtaatattaactattagaaattttcaattgaatCAATTCAATTATGACATCCACATATACATCATCTAGatatgtaatttaataaatgagatatGTTAATCTTTATCCTATAaagatcattatatatatatatatatatatatatatatatatatatatatatatatatatatatatatatatatatatatatatatattgatttatccaaaatattaatattatgttcACACTAATCCTAcgatcaataataatttatattaaaagtattgatgacttgtttctcattatcataatctctatcaTGATAACAAGTCcctaattttaatcaaggacttataaaatcaataatttaataaaataatgaatatgataataaaataaagaatatttttttactggaaTTGATAACATGATAGATTGGATCTTGGATATACATATTTATCGCCAACACATTTGATTTAAATaacttaaacaaaatcaaactaTGAGTAGTAGTTTATGTTTCTATTAtgtattagagaaaaaaaaaatattaattttttaatgtttgcaTTTTAACAATGGGCTTTATCGTcagtttttctcttttaaagtttttttttacattggaactgaattaattcttttaatttatgtattcttttttcttttttccaatgTTCTCCGCTCCATGAGccagattttttaaataaattaaatttcccTTCAAATATTTCAAGTTTTTCTTTGTTCCAACAAAGTCATATAAGGTGGCCATGttaattttatagaaatttccaattatttgttttccaagccaataaatttattcaagatgaagatatttataatttttttagaaaaacaacacaaaattcTTGGCACATATGATGattaaaatatcatcaacaatgcattataataaataaaaaatatttaagattttcAGACTTATATGGACCATACATATACTATTATATATACCTACGTAAACAGTTTCATGTTTTGCTTGGTATTATTAAGAAATTTTGCGTGGATGATGTTTTTTTAGAGATGTTTAGcttcataaaaaagaaggagttTATGTAGAGAGGGGAGGAGTTTGTATGGATAACAAGTATGATTATCAAACTCTTGAGTTAATTCGTTAACTCTTAGGTTATGAGTCTACTTATCCTTTATGAGTTATTTGTGTGTAAACTCTATTTTTAGTAAATTCTGGATAAActctataaaattgaaataaactcGGTAAACTTTCGAGTTTACTACCAAGTCAAAGAGTcagtaagttaaaaaaaattagaccaaaatgtaaattatttttgggttgtttttttatctttttagtgTTAACACACCTTCATTTAGTGTGTTgttcccaaataaaaaaaaattcatatttaataacatcaaaccattgttttctaataacatcaaaccttTGATGAGAATAATCTACCACTATGATAACATCTacaagttattatctagtaaTGATGCATTACAAAACTTggttatttaagtattgtgaaatttattatttactattttgctttattatattgttgaaatgtttaatttatatgttatttatagatattttattattatttttatataaagtaaaattttaCAAGTCTATGAGTTGAGTTTACTAGTGAAATTTTAGAACTTTCACGGATCTACGTAAACTATCGAATTTGATAACTTTGGTAACAAGTGTGCATAAAAGAAGCTATGCCAAAAAACCAAAGCTAACAAAAAAGTTCATTACCTTTTAGTTTCTAATTaacttttttgaatttttgctTATACTCTCTAAACTAATGTTTTAGTGTTTTTGGTCCTTATAATTTTCCTCTATTAACAACTTTGGTCTTTACTAATAAATAACAATGTTAATTGACTTGTCATATTATTAAGAAGTCTAACCAAATAAttaagtgtatttttttaaaattgagttttAAATCTCTTTCCCACTCATTTGACATTATTAATTGGTTTATTCACTCATATGCAAGAATGATGAgattttagttaattataataaaatttaaaaattgataagaTTAAATGCATTTAATATTGTCATTTGGCTTAAATaacttaaacaaaatcaaactttgaataatttatgtttCTATTCTGgattagagaaaaaatattgattttttagtGTGTATATTTTAACAATAGGCTTTAtagtttgtttttctcttcttcttttttttttttttgcattggaactgaattaattcttttaatttttgtattcttttttcCAATGTTTATGCTCCATGAGCcagatttttttaacataaataaattaattaaatgaccattccaatataatttatttcggCATTGACAGATACTTTTCCCATCCTTGGCTTCCAAAGTGTCTAGTGTAGTCTTCCATTTCGGGGTACATAGTCTTCTTGATCAAACCCTGATTTCCGGATCCAATTTTTAGCATCAGCAACCTGGAAAATCAATTTGGAACTctatgaaatggagaaaaataaaagaaaaaagtggaaTTAGAGAAGGAGACGGAAAGAACAACCCCACAATCTTGGGAGATTGATAAGTTGATGATGATCTGCCACACAAAGAatagaattctttgataagaacCTAAGCTTTCACACAAGAACCAAGAGAGACCCATCTCTTAATTGTGACTCATCTGAAAATTTAAGGAGTCTATTTATAACTCCTACTAATAATCTTAAATTAGACTCAGGGTcaataactaatctaataattaaaagacttagaaataacaacaaaaaagatAGCAGCCCATTACAAGTCCAAAAATAggtcaaaaatataattaaaaaaacaaaaaatgaatcttattctaaaagttggttaaaataaatgaacttcactttttcttctcttccttccaTGAGAGAATTTAGTATCTTGCTAAGCTCTTCTTGAAATCTTACTCCTTGCTCAAGTGGGTCCATCTAGGTTGAGTTTACCTAAGTCAAACTCTTCCTTCTTGGATAGTCCTCTATCACTTTCTTTGATATATCAAACATGTAGGCTTGGTAAATACTACCTTATAATTTATTCTCACTAGCTAGCTTACTTGTCTAATACTCAAACTTAGTTTAGTCTCTTATTAGTCATTTTCAGAGGTTACTTTAACTAGCTTATAAAATTAGGTTAACTGATAAGTTATTAGTTTTCTTCCTCAATTTAATCCTTTGTAAGAGACTATAAATTCTTCCCCTAAACCTAGCTTCTATTggcatgtttatttaatttatatttgattcacatattacaaattaaaattaaaaaactatgttTGATATAGAagagttaataatattttttacaacaaaataagaaaataaatatattaaatggcCTTTTCTAGTTTAAATATAAGTTtatgaatatgaaaaaataattatatgattattatttgttaaatttaaaagagtaaaatatgttcttatgtaaataattaattattaaaaataaaaagtaaggataataaatatgattaaaaatttattaagactaaaatatatttttaatccctaataaatattcaaattttgtatttttctctctaatagattttttttcttattagttGGTTCAGTTCAATTTTgcagtttttattaaaatattatttcattaaaatttatatactttcttttcatcttttaaattaaattacattaaaaattataaataacaatctatcaaaattattaatatgttaaatcttttacaataaaaatatgtcaatttttcattcatttcaaaTCAAACAAATCTTAAAAAAGTCAAGTGATATACATACAACATacataatactaaaataatattaacccaACGACCTCAATAAGTTAAGAGGAATAGGCTTAGAATGTAGAAGAAACagcaattaatttaataatgttatttaaacatgccagacaaaattgattgcaacaaaataaatgagataaaggaaaagagaatgtaaacacagtttttatactagttcagcaaagtccgtgcctacgtccagtattcaagcaactcacttgagatttttcactccctttgtaaaaatccgtttacaaagtctaaaccacacagggacaactcatcccttgtgtttaggaatccttacaacttaagagactctcagtcccttaatcaatctctttgaatgagaagaaagaaagaagaattctctcttgaagagaaggatattacaattgaagtccatgaagaaactcttaatggatttacatgtgtttgcccaagagtttcttttgagagagcatttgacaatgaagttttcttggaatctctctcatttcctttttgagaggataagatattttgaaaaagcaaaaatcTCTCTTCAAAATTCGTgtccaagtcacctatttacaggcatttgatggtcattcacaaatccaatcaaaagatgtgactattgacagattttatgaaaactcttcactggtaatcgattacaatgtttgtgtaatcgattatacagtTATAATTTAAAGGGTcgtgacttttgaatttgaatttcaggagtttcgttactggcaatcgattacagacatatggtaatcgattacatgttcaaaattcaaattcaaaccctTTTTCAATagctttttttcattcttcccttctggtaatcgattacacttcctggtaatcgataccagagccttgcatgactttgaaaccctttgttttgagacaaggcttgatctttagtGAACATGACAGATAACAATTTGAATCAAGAGTTTCCAGTGTTAATCCACCACTTGTCTGGGTGTGCTAGAAACTCCTACAGGAGCTAAAGTTGGgaagaaataaaatcaatagtATGTTGCCTgatctttcaatattttcaacCTTGAAAACATTGAATCtttcagaaaataaattaaatggcaAGATACCAGAAGGTAACAAATTGCGATCTAAGTTGGTGTCTTTGTCAATCTGATCAAACACTTTAGAAGCTGGACATGTCTCATTTGGCAATGCATGTGCTCTGGGCTCATTAACAATAGCTAGAGCGAACAGTTTCCAATGATAATCCATCACTTGTCATGTGCTAGATATTCATTGGAAGAATTATATCTATGCATGAATCAAATCAATTGCACACTACCTAATCTCTCAATATTCTCATCTTTAAGAGCATTATATGTTGATGGAAACAAGCTAAATGGAAAGATTCCTAAAGATATTCAATTTTCACCTCAACTGAAGATactatatttgaattcaaactcCTTAAAAGGTGTACTCACAGACTACCATTTTGCCAATATGTCCAACTTGGACTCACTGGACTTATCTGACAACTCATTGGCCTTGACATTTATCCAAAATTGGGTTCCATCTTTTCAGTTGAGCAAAATAGGATTGCGATCTTGCATGTTAGGTGTGGTAGGAAACAAATTATCAGGACCTATCCCTGCTTGGATTGGGAGCAATATGCAAGAGTTGGAAATTTTGAGTTTGGGAAGCAATCATTTCAATGGAAGTTTACCATTGCAGATTTGTTATCTAAGAAGCATTCAACTCTTGGATCTCTCAATGAATAACTTTTTCTGGGCAAGTTcttaaatgcataaaaaatctTACTTCAATGGCTCAAAAGACGTCTTCAAGTGATATTTAAGCCCATCGATATTATGTTGAAATTGGTGGTGATGAGCCATTCTCTGGATCATATGATCTGAATACATTCTTGATGTGGAAAGGTTTAGAACAAATGTTCAAGAATAATGAGTTACTACTTTTAAAAAGTATTGATCTTGTAGGGATTTTGTGACTCCAACAGCATGTGGTTGAAGGAGTCAAATCAGTTAAATAAAGACATGTTCCTATGTTATTTCTTAGGAGGATTTTATGCATGGTTTAGTTAATTAGCTTTGCAGATATCAAAAGATCTTTCTACTATCACCTTGGCAGAGCTTTTGACCGCACTTCAGGCTCCGAAACAAAGAAGACTCATGAGACAAGAAGGTACTACTGAAGGGGCTTTGGTAGCTAAATCACTggacaaaaaaaagaagggCAAGTCAGGAAGTTTCAACCACAAAAATGGTAGCAAATCCTCTCATGATTTTCCATCATGtcctttttgtaaaaaaaaaacaatcatccaCAGACAAAGTGTTGGTGAAGGCCAGATatgaaatgccataaatgtggACAATTAGGGCATGTGGAGAAAATCTTCAAGTcatcaaaaaaacaagagaatgTACAAGCTGCTGTTGAAGAGGTCGATGAAgaagaaatttttgttgtttcttgCTTTGTTACCACAAGATCAACAGAAAGTTGGCTAATTGACAGTGGTTGCACGAACCACATGACTTACGATCAAGAATTATTCAAAGATCTTGATGCAACCTACAACACAAATGTCAGAATTGGAAATGGAGCAAAAATAGCAGTGAAGGACAAAGGAACCATCATGATCGAAGGTTGCACAGGTCTGAAATTGGTTCCTGATGTTCTATATGTTCCTAAAATTAACCAAAACTTGTTGAGTGTTGGCCAACTTCTAGAGAAAGGCTATAAAGTTCTATTTGAAGATAAAAGTTGCATGATTAAAGATTCAGATAATAAAGAATTATTCAGAGTTCAAATGAAAGGCAAAAGCTTTGCCttgaatttgattgatgaaGAGCAGCTTGTTGTGCACAAGGTTGAAGACAACACGCTGGTTTGGCATTAAAGGATGGGTCATTTTCATCATGGCGCTTTGCTCTATTTGAGGAAGAATGATGTTGTACAAGGTCTGCCTGAATTGGAAGAGAAATCACTCGTATGTGTTGCTTGTcaatatgaaaaacaaatgaGGTTGCCTTTTCCAAAAGGCAAATCTTGGAGAGCAACAAGCAAGCTATAGTTAGTACATACGGATGTCGGAGCACCTCAAAAAACCCCATCTCTGAATGGCAAAGCAGGGATAGAACATCAATTGACAGCACCGCATACCCCCACAGCAAAATGGGGTTGTGGAGCGCAAAAACAGAACGGTCTTGGAAATGGCGAGATGTTTACTTCATGACAAAgatcttccaaaaaaaatttgggCAGAGGCTGCAAgcacttctatttttttttgctgaacaGATCGTCAACAAAAGCTCTTTCAAACCAAAATTGATGAAGTTGAAAGTCTTTGGCTGCTTGTGTTTCTCTTATATTCCACAGGTTAAGAGAGACAAACTTGATAAAAAGGCGGAAGCGGGAATCTTTGTAGGCTATAGCTCAACATCAAAAACCTATAGAATATTCTTGCCACAAAGTAATAAAGTTATTGTTATCAAAGATGTGCTattctttgaagaagaaaaatggagCAAGGAAAGTGAGAAGCTTCAAATTCAGGAAGAGAGCGAAGAAGATGTGGATGACCAGCCAGTTAGAGGAACTAGATCTCTCTCTGATATTTATCAAAGATGTAATGTTGTTATAATGGAGCCTGTAGACTACAATGAAGCTGCAACTGATTCGAAGTGGGTAAGTGCAATGAAGGAGAAGCTTGATATGATTGAAAAACATCAAACATGGGAGCTCACGGAGAAACCTAAAGATAAAAATGTCATTGGAGTGAAATGGATTTATAGAACCAAGCTTAATGCTGATGGTTCTGTAAACAAACATAAGGCGAGGCTTGTCGTGAAGGGATATGCGCAGATGTTCGGGGTAGACTTCTCAGAAACTTTTTCTCCGGTTGCTAGGTTGGATACCATAAGGTTGTTGTTAGCTCTTGCTGCTCAAAAAGATTGGATTATACATCACATGGATGTTAAATCAGCCTTTTTGAATGGGCACTTGGAAGAAGAAATTTTTGTAGAGCAACCTTAAGGATTTGTAGTTCATGGACAGGAGGAGAAAGTCTATCGGCTGAAAAAGGCCTTGTATGGCTTAAAGCAAGCCCCAAGGTCTTGGTACGTCAGAATTGATGCACATTTGATAAGCTTAGGCTTCGAAAAAAAGTCTAAGTGAGTTTACCTTGTATGTCAAGAAGACGGATGTTGGAATAGTCATTGTCtccttgtatgttgatgacTTACTTATTACAAGAAGTTCAAAGGAGATGAGTAAAGAGTTTAAAGGAGGAATGAAAGAAGCCTTTGAAATTACTGATCTTGGAAAAATGTCTTATTTCCTTGGTATGCAGGTGCAACAAGATAGAGGTGAAGTCTTTGTAAgtcaagaaaaatatgcaaaggaAATTCTTAGAAAGTTCAAGATGGAGGAATGCAAGCCAATTGCAACGCTaatgaatcaaaaggagaaaTTCAGCAATAAAGATGGAGCTGAAAAGGTTGATGAAAAACTGTACAGAAGCTTAATAGGATGTCTGGTGTATTTGACTGCAACCAGGCCAGACATTACCTATGTAGTAAACTTGTTGTCACAATATATGCACTGTGCTAGTGAGATTCATTTTAAGGCAACTAAAAGAATCCTGAGATATATCAAGGGTACTATTGGTTATGGAGTGAAGTTTTAGCCAGTAAAAGATTTCAGTCTTTATGGATGTTCAGATAGTGATTGGGTGGGAGTAATGATGACATGAAAAGCACTTCAAGCTACTATTTCACATTTGGTTTTGGAGTTTTTTTCATGGCGTTCAAAGAAGCAAGATGTCATAGCACAATCTACCGCTGAAGCTGAATACATAGTAGATGTTGTAGCTGCAAATCAAGCAATTTGGCTAAGAAAACTTATGGTTGATCTATGCATGGAGCAAAAGGAGAGTACACAGGTTATTGTTGATAATCAAGctgcaatttcaatttctaagaACCCTGTGTTTCATGggaaaacaaaacattttaagATAAAGTTGTATTTCCTAAGGGAGGTGCAAAAGCAAGGTGACGTGCAGCTGCTGTATTGCAAAACTGAAAATCAACTTGctgattttttaacaaaatcacTTCCTCAAGCAAGATTTGAGTATCTTCAACAAAAACTTGGTGTATGCTGCCGTTGAGTCAAGGAGGAGATTGTTGAGATTTTGTGACTCCAACAACATGTGGTTGAAGGAGTCAAATCAGTTAAATAAAGACATGTTCCTATGTTATTTCTTAGGAGGATTTTATGCATGGTTTAGTTAATTAGCTTAGCATATGTCTCTCAAGTTTGTTTacatttctgtttttaatttgtagtataaatatttgttgtttATGCTCAATAAAATCACCAGTTCCTCTTTCATCCTCTTGTCTCTTGTACTTTAAATCCTACCTATCTCTCAAGCAATAatttctcaaaagaaatcccaCTTGAAATAGAGTTTATTGGAGATGGTTTCATTGAATTTATCAAGAAACAATTTCATAGGAAAAGTTCCTTCAAATATTGGAAAGCTAACATCACTTGAATTTCTTGATTTGTCAAGAAACCAGCTTGTTGGTTCAATTCCTTCGAGTCTTACTCAAATTGATCGACTCACTATGTTAGATTTGTCACATAATCATCTAGCTAGAGAAATTCCAACTAACACACAATTACAGAGTTTCAATATCTCGAGTTATGAAGATAATTTTTATCTCTGTGGGCCACCACTTGAGAAATTGTGTATTCATGGGGGACAGCACCAGAACCAAATGTTGAAATTCATGAGGATAAATATTCGCTTTTCAATCGTGAATTTTACATGAGTAAAACATTTGGATTTGTTATAAGTTTTTGGGTGGTGTTTGGCTCAATCTAACTCAAGCGTTCTTGGAGACATGCCTATTTCAAGTTCTTCAACAATTTATTTCTTGGAGACATGCCCTTTCATATATAGTTTATGTCCTTATAAGAAACCTTaccgttttttaaaaaaaaaatgcgtaTGACTTCAAATAAAAGAAGCTTTTTACTTCAGTTAAACTTAAACATTTTTGTTGTAATTATGCGATGATCACTTgtaaattgtttataaaatgCTAATTGgtaacaacatatttaataaatgataaagtAATATTATAGTTTTGAATTGTGACGGTAAgatttcataacttttaactgttgttaatataattttgaaaaggcatGGGATAATTTCAAGTCAATAGCTCCTAGAATGTTAGATTAGATTCTTAAGTTGTATTATGGTTGGttaatctaattaattttatttgagatgatttgaatatatttatgtaaGTTAGAAGAGATACTATTTTTGCAGTACAATGGTTAACTTGTTTTCGTAACTTCCATGTAAatgaaatatgatatttattacGCAAGAACAATTAAATGTGCGAATGCAGCATGCTAAATAATCAGGAGGATCATGATTTCTTGCTTGTTGGAATGGTTGGGTGCATCTAGTGTttgtatacaaaatattttttgagaaaaaaaaatgtcctgGACAACCTTTTGAAAATTTGGTTATACatctataatataaaattaatttatattctcATCTAATTACATATCattgtgataaatttattaaattttataataattatcttaaaaattattaagaataattttgtaTTGGTTGACAGTATAGAactacataaaattataattattgatgttttatacttaataatcttatatatatatccatTATTAACATGAATGTTCTATAATTATTGTGATTTTAATCTTTCATTTGAAGtatattaatgttattatttattttttctaaaatacacTCTCTAACAcacttttatgtaaaaaaaaaaaaacactctttattattagacaaaaattattaaaaatacaagTTTTTGTGAGTCTTATTTCTTATTCAATAACTATCTATCCTGCTTTTATAGCTTTTAATAAATCTCAACTAATAATAGAATATGTTAGAAAGAGTATGCTCCTAGCACTCTTCCaactaaaaattttatttatttccagtTACACATTTCAGAGAACTAACATTCTGGTTTATTTTTTCCAGCCCCTTGTAGACCTCATCCTCTTGCACTACTCCAATATTTAAGCTTGATAATGTTTAGACAAGgcaataagttaaaaattatgattgctTCACATTTCAATGTCAATTGGGATACTTGCATTCATGTTTTGATTATTTGAAGAAtactctagttttttttttttttttgcgttgTACTTATAACGAAATATAAATTACCATGTGTTATATCAATAATTTACTTACATCTTTCTCATAATCAAAAATTCAGTTTGACAAAGACATTATTGAGTAAAAATATTTGCCACAAGAAAGTGACTCATTTTCAATTGTTTAAGAGTCaatgaaattaattagaattttacaTGCACAATTTTTTAATGAAGGAATTTCCCATCGCCATTTTGtcctaattaaaacaaaataatttgacCCCAGGTGTTTAAATTATATGGAAATCTCTTCAATTTCCAAACTATGCATgactttacttttattttaggaaaaaattataataataagtggtgaaaaatatcaatcaattttttttcaaaaaaggaaaatattcaAACTTTTGAGTGAAATCATCAAAAAAATTGCATATGAATCAAGATTCTCCTATCTTACAAATAAATGGATCATGTTATATTAAGAGACTTCCCGGAGAATGTTTGAACCATATTATGGTTTGCAGAGACAACCGTCTCCTCGAAATACATGATAAAAGTAGATGCCATAATGCGCAGTGTAAACACACCCACCAATGGTGGAGATGGACCAAGATATTGTAATGTATCTATTTGGATAAACTTACACACGGTGGAGATGGAcaaagatattatatatatatatatatatatatatatatatatatatatatatatatatatatatatatccaatttGATAAACTCAGTTCTTCATGGCTCATCAATTTACACTGACCCAATCATAGATAATGTAATGGCAGGTGCGTCATTCAGAAACTAGGAACCTGAATTAATGTGTTAAATTATATAGGATGGGGAAATTTTAATAGATCAAACAGAAATtctgaatattattaattatggaTCTGAGAACAAAGTCATTTCATGCATAATTCTAGTTATTCCATACCATTCTTGTTATTTAGGAGTCTGAAACTACTTCACGCAAACAAGTTCAATACAAAGAAAAGAAGCATATACTCATTGAGAAACCAAAGCTCTAATGTGGATGCAATTCATGCCTTTGAGGGTGATTCACTAGAGCTGGCAGCCGGAGTATCTTTCCCTGTAAGTGCCTCTAGCGTCTTGTGAAATTCTGTTGGGAGAGGAGGAGGTCGGTGGAGAGGAACATGCTTGGGAACTGGTGCATCATTCTCAATCACCTCACATTCATAATCATCTGGAACACCCCAAGGATCCCACTCTGCACTCCAAAATATACATTGAATATATGTTAAAACAAATTTTCTAATCAATTGATGCAAATACATTCCAAGGTATGCATTTATCAATTgccttttataaatatttgtatcAATGCAGAatgcaaaacaaataaaagactGTTTGTTCTGAGCAAATGAGCATTTTTTTGGTTCACTTTTACTACAAAAATGTTACTTTGTGCCCTATTCTCAAAAATTTGAATAAGAGTGAAAACAATGCTGTCAAAAAATATTccaaaaaagttataattttttattgaaaatagatAAGATGTTACTTCCTTGTTCGGTagggtttaaaataaaatttatgaaactcAAAACTACAACTTAATTTCTGTTATGTAACAACGAGAGTGattatcaa is a genomic window containing:
- the LOC114368337 gene encoding uncharacterized protein LOC114368337 — its product is MSKEFKGGMKEAFEITDLGKMSYFLGMQVQQDRGEVFVSQEKYAKEILRKFKMEECKPIATLMNQKEKFSNKDGAEKVDEKLYRSLIGCLVYLTATRPDITYVVNLLSQYMHCASEIHFKATKRILRYIKGTIGYGVKF